CCAGCCCTGGATGTGGGTTTAAGAATGCATCAAAGGGAAAGTACAGTTCACAAATGCCAACATGAAGGTAACCCGATAGAAATGTTGTCACCTGCTGGCTTTGGAGCACCTTTTGAGCTGCACCATGATAAACTGGGGGGAATGCGCGGGGggagaacaaacaaaactggaaaaaaaaaaaaaagaaaatacccaATCCCTTCCTTTGTTCTTATTacgctgggggggggggggggggggggggggggggcgcggaAGGGGAGCACACACACATCAAGAAGCACCAGGAATCCCCGGGGCTTTCGATTATGATTCTCATTACCGGAGACTGCGGGTTGACAGCCAGAGCCCTCTCTGCCAGCAATCCCTTTAGCGAGAAATCCACGCGTGGGGGCCGCACCGCAATCCCCACGGGGAGGAGAGATTCCCCTTTCTCAAAAGCGGGTCCCCGCCGCGAAGCCGCTGTCCGTCTCCCCACACCCCTTCGACGCCGCGGTCCGGCGGCACCTGCGGGCATCCGCAGCCGCCGCTCTGCCGGGGGCCCGTCGCGGTCCCCACGGGTGCGATACACTGCCCGGAGCGTGTCGCTGCCCCGGTGCGGAGCTCTcccgcggggcggggcggggggaaaGCGGCATCCCGGTGCCTGCACAGGAGCGCGGAGGAGAAGGGATCCTCTTTGACGTCAAGCGACCATAATATAATGATCGCTCGTTCATATCCGGGTCCCCGGGCAGCTCCCCCGGCCGGCGGTCGGCCGTGCGCCGCCGCGCAGTGAGGCGGAGGCGGCCAGGGCAggacagggcagggcagggcagggcagggcagggcagggcagggcggTCGCCCGGAGGTGagaggcggcggcggcagcggcggcagcggcggagGAGCGGCGAGCACAGCATGCCCGCCGCCTCAGACGCGCCTGCCTCCTGCCGCCGCTGCCCATGGAGATCGCGCTGGTGACTCTGGAGAACGGCGGCACCACGGCCATCGCGGGCGGCGAAGATGCCACGGCCGGCGGCAGTGCCCGGGCTCGGCGGAGGGGCAACTTGCTGCACATCGCCGGCTCCGCCGCTGCCGCTCCACGGCTGAACGACGGCAAGGAGGgtgccccgccgccgccgccggagGACGAGGAGCGGCCCTCGCCGTCCCCTCGCGGAGGCGGCGAGAGGTGCGGCAGCGCGGGCAGCCCCACCGAGCGGGCGGCGGAGCGCGGAGCGGCCCCCGCGCCCCAACCGCCTCCGCAACCGCCGCCGCGCCGCGGTGCGGGGATGGAGATGGGCCCTTCGGAGGAAGGGGGGCACCGCCGGGGCATGGccatggcggcggcgggcgaggaggaggaggaggaggcggcggcggcggcggcggtggcgaACCAGGGGGCCATGCACCACCAGCGGGTGCTGATCAACATCTCGGGGCTGCGCTTCGAGACCCAGCTCGGCACCCTCAATCAGTTCCCCGACACGCTGCTGGGGGACCCGGATAAGCGCATGCGTTACTTCGACCCGCTCCGCAACGAGTACTTCTTCGACCGCAACCGGCCCAGCTTCGACGGGATCCTCTACTTTTATCAGTCCGGGGGCAAGCTCCGTCGGCCCGTCAATGTCTCCATCGATGTCTTTGCCGATGAGATCCGCTTCTACCAGTTGGgtgaggaggccatggagcgcTTCCGGGAGGATGAGGGCTTCatcaaagaggaggaaaagcccCTGCCCCACAATGAGTTCCAGCGACAGGTCTGGCTCATCTTTGAGTACCCCGAGAGCTCCAGCTCAGCCCGAGCCATCGCCATTGTCTCTGTGCTGgtcatcctcatctccatcaTCACCTTCTGCCTGGAGACCCTCCCAGAATTCAGGGATGAGAGAGAGATGCCTGTGCCCCAGCCCACACAAAGTGGAGGTTTGAATGGCACGACTGTGGAATCCCAACCCATGCAGCCACCCAGTAGTCTCTCTGACCCCTTCTTCATCATTGAGACCACATGTGTTATCTGGTTCACCTTTGAGCTCCTCGTCCGCTTCTTCGCCTGCCCCAGCAAGTCCGAGTTCTCCCGCAACATCATGAACATCATCG
The sequence above is a segment of the Lathamus discolor isolate bLatDis1 chromosome 1, bLatDis1.hap1, whole genome shotgun sequence genome. Coding sequences within it:
- the LOC136010600 gene encoding potassium voltage-gated channel subfamily A member 5-like, yielding MEIALVTLENGGTTAIAGGEDATAGGSARARRRGNLLHIAGSAAAAPRLNDGKEGAPPPPPEDEERPSPSPRGGGERCGSAGSPTERAAERGAAPAPQPPPQPPPRRGAGMEMGPSEEGGHRRGMAMAAAGEEEEEEAAAAAAVANQGAMHHQRVLINISGLRFETQLGTLNQFPDTLLGDPDKRMRYFDPLRNEYFFDRNRPSFDGILYFYQSGGKLRRPVNVSIDVFADEIRFYQLGEEAMERFREDEGFIKEEEKPLPHNEFQRQVWLIFEYPESSSSARAIAIVSVLVILISIITFCLETLPEFRDEREMPVPQPTQSGGLNGTTVESQPMQPPSSLSDPFFIIETTCVIWFTFELLVRFFACPSKSEFSRNIMNIIDIVAIIPYFITLGTELAQQQQPGTGSSNGGGGQQQAMSLAILRVIRLVRVFRIFKLSRHSKGLQILGQTLKASMRELGLLIFFLFIGVILFSSAVYFAEADDPESHFSSIPDAFWWAVVTMTTVGYGDMRPVTVGGKIVGSLCAIAGVLTIALPVPVIVSNFNYFYHRETDHEQAVLKDEHSSAQGSTAGGDVKRRASRNSLNKSVVHLENSEGFNNGTGSLEKTNIKAKSNVDLRKSLYALCLDTNRETDL